One Desulfarculaceae bacterium DNA window includes the following coding sequences:
- a CDS encoding HypC/HybG/HupF family hydrogenase formation chaperone produces MCLAIPAKIIELANDMATVEVGGVKRTVSCLMVPDLQLGDYVITHAGFALHKVEEADALASIKLLRDLTSMVPPEGPGE; encoded by the coding sequence ATGTGTTTGGCCATACCGGCTAAGATAATCGAGTTGGCGAACGACATGGCCACCGTGGAGGTGGGCGGGGTCAAGCGCACCGTGTCCTGTCTAATGGTGCCCGATCTTCAGCTCGGCGATTACGTGATCACCCACGCCGGCTTCGCCCTGCACAAGGTGGAAGAGGCCGACGCCCTGGCGTCCATAAAACTTTTGCGCGACCTAACCAGCATGGTGCCCCCCGAGGGCCCGGGAGAATAG
- a CDS encoding ABC transporter permease, with protein sequence MISSRLGRLLAAAWSGIKEHRLRACLAAGGLLVGVAAVVVMVAVGNGTRNQVLERLTAMGTNIITIRSAKRSASGLRARTTSDMVALEPADAEALSRLEGAEIAVPLEMRLMRMSGPEGTTDALMLASRPDIFALENHELTQGRLFTEREERTNRRVAVIGPTLRDHLAGDESLVGRTIEVKKQPFLIVGELKSKGVDANGNDLDERLYLPLKTAQSRLLAGTRNVGLLVVRAENQAAMPDLASDAAILLRQRHKLKQGQPDDFRIYTQLETIQRREESNRIFSSTITGVAAVSLLVAGVGIMAVMLIAVKERTAEIGLRRAVGARRRDILMQFMAEALVLGLAGGGGGALLGLFASWAVRAFGPLEFVLPWQAALGAAGLALAISLAFGLAPARRAAGLTPVDALRE encoded by the coding sequence ATGATCTCCTCCCGCCTGGGCCGTCTGCTGGCCGCCGCCTGGAGCGGCATAAAAGAACACCGTTTACGGGCCTGTCTGGCCGCCGGAGGCCTGCTGGTGGGGGTGGCCGCGGTGGTGGTCATGGTGGCGGTGGGCAACGGCACCCGCAACCAGGTGCTGGAGCGCCTCACCGCCATGGGCACCAATATCATCACCATCCGCTCGGCCAAGCGCTCCGCCAGCGGGCTCAGGGCCCGCACCACCTCGGACATGGTCGCCCTGGAACCGGCCGACGCGGAGGCCCTGTCCCGTTTGGAGGGGGCCGAGATCGCGGTTCCCCTGGAAATGCGCCTGATGCGCATGTCCGGGCCCGAAGGCACCACCGACGCCCTGATGCTGGCTTCGCGGCCCGATATCTTTGCTCTGGAAAACCACGAGCTGACTCAGGGGCGCCTTTTCACGGAGCGGGAAGAACGCACCAACCGCAGGGTGGCGGTGATCGGCCCCACCCTGCGCGACCATTTGGCAGGGGATGAGTCCCTGGTGGGCCGCACCATAGAAGTGAAGAAGCAGCCTTTCCTCATCGTGGGCGAACTCAAGTCCAAGGGAGTGGACGCCAACGGCAACGACCTGGACGAGCGCCTCTACCTGCCGCTCAAGACGGCCCAGTCGCGCCTGCTGGCCGGGACGCGCAACGTAGGCTTGCTGGTGGTGCGGGCCGAGAACCAGGCGGCCATGCCAGACCTGGCCAGTGATGCCGCCATCCTGCTGCGCCAACGGCACAAGCTCAAGCAAGGCCAGCCCGACGACTTCCGCATCTACACCCAGTTGGAGACCATACAGCGGCGGGAGGAGTCCAACCGCATCTTCTCCTCCACCATCACCGGCGTGGCTGCGGTGAGCCTGCTGGTGGCCGGGGTGGGCATCATGGCGGTAATGCTCATCGCGGTGAAGGAGCGCACCGCCGAGATCGGCCTGCGCCGGGCGGTGGGTGCCCGGCGGCGGGACATCCTCATGCAGTTCATGGCCGAAGCCCTGGTGTTGGGTTTGGCCGGCGGCGGCGGCGGGGCCCTGTTGGGCCTGTTCGCCTCCTGGGCGGTCAGGGCCTTCGGCCCTCTGGAGTTCGTCCTGCCCTGGCAGGCGGCCCTGGGAGCGGCGGGCCTGGCCCTGGCCATCAGCCTGGCCTTCGGCCTGGCCCCGGCTCGCCGGGCGGCGGGCCTGACGCCGGTGGACGCGCTCAGGGAGTAG
- a CDS encoding ABC transporter permease yields MILPYRLLKAALGSLWAFRSYAALMMIGLVIGIASLTVIHEIGQGAQAKVSGTMASMGFGANAFYISGGGGKLGVRHGMKRTMTLTPEDAEALARLDGVEGVVPHKTVARTQVSAGGRHTNTPVRGVPPNWAASRNWATLHGRFVNSSDSAVYDRVAVLGTTVARELFGRTNAVGQRIRIGRTPFTVVGVLESKGAMGHRDRDDMVLLPLSTAIKRLARDDKLNGMRVIMTDPNRSAEITAEVTEVLRSRHKLAEGVPDDFLIITPEELMRFWTRQSRSLVAMLTFISAVSLFVSGVVIMNIMLVAVSERSYEIGVRRAVGARRRDIMYQVLMESLMVSAAGGLCGLGLGILLSYLATTLLDIYTAFSPMGFLWALGFSAAVGLIFGLAPARKAAAMRPVEALR; encoded by the coding sequence TTGATCCTGCCCTACCGGCTGCTCAAGGCGGCCCTGGGCTCCTTGTGGGCCTTCCGCTCCTATGCCGCCTTGATGATGATCGGCCTGGTCATCGGCATCGCTTCGCTCACGGTTATTCACGAAATCGGCCAGGGCGCCCAGGCCAAAGTGAGCGGCACCATGGCCTCCATGGGCTTTGGCGCCAACGCCTTTTACATCTCCGGCGGCGGGGGCAAGCTGGGCGTGCGCCACGGCATGAAGCGCACCATGACCCTGACTCCGGAGGACGCCGAAGCCCTGGCCCGTCTGGACGGGGTGGAAGGGGTGGTGCCCCACAAGACCGTGGCCCGCACTCAAGTAAGCGCCGGGGGCCGTCACACCAACACTCCGGTGCGGGGGGTTCCCCCAAACTGGGCCGCGTCCCGCAATTGGGCCACCCTGCATGGCCGCTTTGTCAACTCCTCGGACTCCGCCGTTTACGACCGAGTGGCGGTGCTGGGCACCACCGTGGCCCGGGAGTTGTTCGGCCGGACCAACGCCGTGGGCCAACGCATCCGCATCGGCCGCACCCCCTTCACCGTGGTGGGTGTGCTGGAATCAAAGGGAGCCATGGGCCACCGCGACCGCGACGACATGGTGCTGTTGCCCTTGAGCACCGCCATCAAGCGCCTGGCCCGGGACGACAAGCTCAACGGCATGCGGGTTATCATGACCGACCCCAACCGGTCGGCGGAGATCACCGCCGAGGTCACCGAGGTGCTGCGTAGCCGCCACAAGCTGGCCGAGGGGGTGCCTGACGACTTTTTAATCATCACCCCGGAAGAGCTGATGCGCTTCTGGACCCGCCAGAGCCGCTCCCTGGTGGCCATGCTCACCTTTATCAGCGCGGTGAGCCTGTTCGTCTCCGGGGTGGTTATCATGAACATCATGCTGGTGGCGGTGAGCGAGCGCTCCTATGAGATCGGGGTGCGCCGGGCGGTGGGGGCCCGGCGGCGCGACATCATGTACCAGGTGCTCATGGAATCGCTCATGGTGTCCGCGGCCGGCGGGCTCTGCGGCCTGGGCCTGGGCATCCTGCTCTCTTACCTGGCCACCACCCTTTTAGACATTTACACCGCCTTCAGCCCCATGGGCTTTTTGTGGGCCCTGGGCTTCAGCGCGGCGGTGGGCCTGATCTTCGGCCTGGCTCCGGCCCGCAAGGCCGCGGCCATGCGCCCGGTGGAGGCTCTCAGATGA
- a CDS encoding ABC transporter ATP-binding protein, whose protein sequence is MIRLKKIIKTYHRGKMDTKVLLGIDLHVKPGEFLGIMGPSGSGKSTLLHILGLLDRPSGGSYLLDSLEVADLSDDELARLRNAKLGFVFQAFHLLPKATALDNVLLPFTYAGSYPKDAEQRASKALERVGLGHRLTHRPGEMSGGECQRVAVARALVNDPEVIFADEPTGNLDQRSSLEIMSLLQGLNQEGRTIVLVTHDNAVGNMCRRLVRLIYGKVASDTLVEKPVQALEQIDLVVGGAD, encoded by the coding sequence TTGATACGCCTAAAGAAAATCATCAAGACCTACCACCGCGGCAAGATGGACACCAAGGTGCTCCTGGGCATTGACCTGCACGTGAAGCCGGGCGAGTTCCTGGGCATCATGGGCCCCTCGGGCTCGGGCAAGTCCACCCTGCTGCACATTCTGGGCCTGCTGGACCGCCCCAGCGGCGGCTCCTATCTCCTGGACAGCTTGGAGGTGGCCGACCTGAGCGACGACGAGCTGGCCCGCTTGCGCAACGCCAAGCTGGGCTTCGTGTTCCAGGCCTTTCATCTGCTGCCCAAGGCCACGGCCCTGGACAACGTGCTCTTGCCCTTCACCTACGCGGGCTCCTACCCCAAGGACGCCGAGCAGCGCGCCAGCAAGGCCCTGGAGCGGGTGGGGCTGGGCCACCGCCTGACCCACCGCCCCGGCGAGATGAGCGGCGGCGAGTGCCAGCGGGTGGCCGTGGCCCGGGCCTTGGTCAACGACCCGGAGGTGATCTTCGCCGACGAGCCCACCGGCAACCTGGACCAGCGCTCCTCCCTGGAGATCATGTCCTTGTTGCAGGGGCTCAACCAGGAGGGGCGCACCATCGTGCTGGTGACCCATGACAACGCGGTGGGCAACATGTGCCGCCGCCTGGTGCGCCTTATCTACGGCAAGGTGGCCTCGGACACATTGGTGGAGAAACCGGTCCAGGCCCTGGAGCAGATCGACCTGGTGGTGGGAGGGGCGGATTGA
- a CDS encoding efflux RND transporter periplasmic adaptor subunit, protein MGKARNIKWLVALLVVAALAVGVWQWWPQATPEAQIKGQPFQVKQGTIRRLVVSTGTVKPQVGAEVKVGARVSGRVEKLLVSIGQEVKAGQVVAVLEHEDLQAKLNQAGAELNATKAKLVRIQTTGPREVARAQAELTEAKATADLANLSFKRQEKMRSTDLVAQDALDQARERRAVAEARLTAAKAKAIQVKHGFEQDLKVAQAELNAAKARVVTAQVSLDYATVRAPIDGVVSSVSTQEGETVAASLSSPTFINIVDLSRLQVDDFVDETDIGKVKVGQFAFFTVDAYPHRKFMGKVESVQPSAKIVDDVVYYPVTIKIMGEYQGLLKPEMTATVSIISGVRKDVPLVPLKAVRRKKGATLVYLQQDGQVKPTPVKLGWSENVMVQVMEGLQPGQTVILPKGTAMPSAPKSKH, encoded by the coding sequence TTGGGCAAGGCGCGAAACATCAAGTGGCTAGTGGCGTTGTTAGTAGTGGCAGCTCTGGCGGTGGGGGTCTGGCAATGGTGGCCCCAAGCCACCCCCGAAGCCCAGATTAAAGGACAGCCCTTCCAGGTGAAGCAGGGCACCATCCGCCGCCTGGTGGTCTCCACCGGCACGGTCAAGCCCCAGGTGGGGGCCGAGGTCAAGGTGGGCGCCCGGGTCAGCGGCCGGGTGGAAAAGCTCTTGGTCAGCATCGGTCAGGAGGTCAAGGCCGGCCAGGTGGTGGCCGTGTTGGAGCATGAGGACCTCCAGGCCAAGCTCAACCAGGCCGGCGCCGAGCTCAACGCGACCAAGGCCAAGCTGGTGCGCATCCAGACCACCGGCCCCCGCGAAGTGGCCCGCGCCCAGGCCGAGCTTACCGAGGCCAAGGCCACCGCCGATTTGGCCAACCTCAGCTTCAAGCGTCAGGAGAAGATGCGCTCCACCGACCTGGTGGCCCAGGACGCTCTGGACCAGGCCCGCGAGCGCCGCGCCGTGGCCGAGGCCCGCCTTACCGCGGCCAAGGCCAAGGCCATCCAGGTCAAGCACGGCTTCGAGCAGGACCTCAAGGTGGCCCAGGCCGAGCTCAACGCGGCCAAGGCCCGGGTGGTCACCGCCCAGGTCAGCCTGGACTATGCCACGGTGCGCGCGCCCATCGACGGAGTGGTCTCCAGCGTGAGCACCCAGGAGGGCGAGACCGTGGCCGCCAGCCTCAGCTCGCCCACCTTCATCAACATCGTGGACCTGAGCCGTTTGCAGGTGGACGACTTCGTGGACGAGACAGACATCGGCAAAGTGAAGGTGGGGCAATTTGCCTTTTTCACGGTGGATGCCTATCCCCACCGCAAGTTCATGGGCAAGGTGGAGTCGGTGCAACCCTCGGCCAAGATCGTGGACGACGTGGTGTACTACCCGGTCACTATAAAGATCATGGGCGAGTACCAAGGCCTGCTCAAGCCGGAGATGACCGCCACGGTGAGCATCATCAGCGGGGTGCGCAAGGATGTGCCCCTGGTGCCGCTCAAGGCGGTGCGCCGCAAGAAAGGCGCCACCCTGGTCTACCTGCAGCAGGACGGCCAGGTGAAGCCCACCCCGGTCAAGTTGGGCTGGAGCGAAAACGTGATGGTCCAGGTGATGGAGGGGCTCCAGCCGGGCCAGACCGTAATCCTGCCCAAGGGGACCGCCATGCCCAGTGCTCCCAAATCCAAGCACTGA
- the queA gene encoding tRNA preQ1(34) S-adenosylmethionine ribosyltransferase-isomerase QueA: MIAQSPARRRVMARLMSLPRDGGAVGHHKVAALTKLLRPGDLLVLNDTQVVPARLSAMKPTGGKVELLLLSPAQPQRREADGRELHQCLMRSHRPIKEGARLILPGEPEMELRVLGKGERGKTLVEFPAPALALAAGRGATPLPPYIKRPDGPDSQDQGRYQTVYAAHPGAVAAPTAGLHLSQALLAALARRGIEHTRLTLHVGYGTFAEPDPADLAAGRLHAEWVRVPEEASQAVAAAKKRGGRVIAVGTTSLRALEFKAGPGGVPQAGEGWCELLIAPGHQFRAADGIITNFHLPRTTLLMLVAALAGRERLLAAYAEAMERGYRFYSYGDAMLVV; this comes from the coding sequence ATGATCGCCCAAAGCCCGGCCCGCCGCCGGGTCATGGCCCGGCTGATGAGCCTGCCCCGGGACGGCGGCGCGGTGGGCCACCACAAGGTGGCCGCGCTGACCAAGCTTCTCAGGCCCGGCGACCTCTTGGTGCTCAACGACACCCAGGTGGTTCCCGCCCGCCTGAGCGCCATGAAGCCCACCGGCGGCAAGGTGGAGTTACTGCTCCTTTCGCCGGCCCAGCCCCAGCGCCGGGAGGCGGACGGCCGCGAGCTGCACCAGTGCCTGATGCGCTCCCATAGGCCCATCAAGGAAGGGGCGCGCCTGATCCTGCCCGGCGAGCCCGAGATGGAGCTGAGGGTTCTGGGCAAGGGCGAGCGGGGCAAGACCCTGGTGGAGTTCCCGGCCCCGGCCCTGGCTCTGGCCGCCGGGCGGGGGGCCACGCCCCTGCCGCCTTACATCAAGCGGCCCGATGGGCCGGACTCCCAGGACCAGGGCCGCTACCAGACCGTTTATGCCGCTCATCCCGGAGCGGTGGCCGCGCCCACCGCCGGCCTGCACCTGAGCCAGGCTCTCTTGGCCGCGCTGGCCCGCCGGGGCATCGAGCACACCCGCCTGACCCTGCACGTGGGCTACGGCACCTTTGCCGAGCCCGACCCGGCCGACCTGGCTGCGGGGCGTCTGCACGCCGAGTGGGTGCGGGTGCCCGAAGAGGCCAGCCAAGCCGTGGCCGCGGCCAAAAAGCGCGGAGGGCGGGTCATCGCCGTGGGCACCACCAGCCTCCGGGCCTTGGAGTTCAAGGCCGGGCCGGGAGGCGTGCCCCAGGCCGGGGAGGGCTGGTGCGAGCTTCTGATCGCGCCGGGGCACCAGTTCCGCGCGGCCGACGGCATCATCACCAATTTCCATTTGCCCCGCACCACCTTGCTCATGCTGGTGGCCGCCCTGGCCGGGCGCGAGAGGCTGCTGGCCGCCTATGCCGAGGCCATGGAGCGGGGCTACCGCTTCTACAGCTACGGCGACGCCATGCTGGTGGTGTGA
- the tgt gene encoding tRNA guanosine(34) transglycosylase Tgt produces MGRLSVDISARDGKARTGVLTTRKGPVRLPAFMPVGTQGTVKGLLPEEVSALGADMILGNTYHLMIRPGVETVRALGGLHGFMDWPGPILTDSGGFQVFSLSGLCNLDEEGVSFRSHLDGALLRLTPETVVEAQEGLGSDLMMMLDECPPPGSPREYLEKSLARDARWAARALSARSEKGGALLGIVQGGVYSDLRSMSVELLCSLDLDGYALGGLSVGEPKERMMEVIEQTVPQLPADKPVYLMGVGEPADLVRCAGLGVDLFDCVLPTRMARNGTLLTARGRLNLKNSRFKDDPAPIEEGCECLACRRFSRGYLRHLFNARELLAYRLNTIHNLHYILNLMAGLRKAIAENRYQSYAREILAGLEPSGQARAALT; encoded by the coding sequence ATGGGCCGCCTGAGCGTCGACATAAGCGCCCGCGACGGCAAGGCCCGCACGGGGGTGTTGACTACCCGCAAAGGGCCGGTGCGCTTGCCCGCCTTCATGCCCGTGGGCACCCAGGGCACGGTCAAGGGGCTCTTGCCCGAAGAAGTCTCGGCCCTGGGCGCGGACATGATCCTGGGCAACACCTATCATCTGATGATCCGGCCCGGGGTGGAGACAGTGCGCGCCCTGGGCGGGCTGCACGGCTTCATGGACTGGCCCGGCCCCATCCTCACCGACAGCGGCGGGTTTCAGGTGTTTTCCCTGAGCGGCCTGTGCAACCTGGACGAGGAGGGGGTGAGCTTCCGCTCCCATCTGGACGGCGCCCTGCTGCGCCTGACCCCGGAGACGGTGGTCGAGGCCCAGGAGGGCCTGGGCTCGGACCTGATGATGATGCTCGACGAGTGTCCCCCGCCGGGATCGCCCCGGGAATACCTGGAGAAATCCCTGGCCCGCGACGCCCGATGGGCGGCCCGCGCCCTGTCCGCGCGCAGCGAAAAGGGTGGGGCCCTGCTGGGCATTGTGCAGGGTGGGGTGTATAGTGACCTGCGAAGCATGTCCGTGGAGTTGCTCTGCTCCCTGGACCTGGATGGCTACGCCCTGGGCGGCCTGAGCGTGGGCGAGCCCAAGGAACGGATGATGGAGGTAATCGAGCAGACCGTGCCCCAACTACCGGCAGACAAACCGGTGTACCTCATGGGAGTGGGGGAGCCCGCGGACCTGGTGCGCTGCGCCGGGCTGGGGGTGGACCTGTTCGACTGCGTGTTGCCTACCCGCATGGCGCGCAACGGCACCCTGCTAACCGCGCGGGGTCGCCTGAACCTGAAGAACAGCCGCTTCAAGGACGACCCGGCCCCCATAGAGGAGGGCTGCGAGTGCCTCGCCTGCCGGCGTTTCAGCCGGGGTTATTTGCGGCACCTGTTCAATGCGCGCGAGTTGTTGGCTTATCGCTTGAATACCATCCACAATCTGCACTACATTCTGAATCTGATGGCCGGCCTGAGGAAGGCCATCGCTGAAAACAGATACCAAAGCTATGCCCGCGAGATTCTGGCGGGGCTGGAGCCCTCCGGCCAGGCGCGGGCAGCCTTAACCTAG
- the yajC gene encoding preprotein translocase subunit YajC — protein sequence MSAGGKSGGGESAGGLGGLLSGPIPMLVLMFVIFYFLLIRPQQKKAKAHKELLANLRKGDKVLTNGGIYGRITGLDDTTLTIEIAPQVRIKVSRGHVAGVAGGDTPPPQPPKK from the coding sequence ATGTCCGCTGGCGGCAAATCTGGCGGCGGCGAAAGCGCCGGCGGACTGGGCGGCCTGCTCTCCGGCCCCATCCCCATGCTGGTTCTGATGTTCGTGATCTTCTACTTCCTGCTCATCCGTCCCCAGCAGAAGAAGGCCAAGGCCCACAAGGAGTTGTTGGCCAACCTGCGCAAGGGCGACAAGGTGCTGACCAACGGCGGCATCTACGGGCGCATCACCGGCCTGGACGACACCACCCTGACCATCGAGATCGCTCCCCAGGTGCGCATCAAGGTCAGCCGGGGGCACGTGGCCGGCGTGGCCGGCGGCGATACTCCTCCGCCCCAGCCGCCCAAGAAGTAG
- the secD gene encoding protein translocase subunit SecD: MPKNFAMKATLVGVVIILALLYLVPTLGGKLPSWWTNYLPADKIHLGLDLQGGMHLILEVETAKAVEAAVERTSQELVRRMHEDKIRAIRPQTEPGNKIAITLLHENDRAKLEDLIKQSYPDYKVASARTLSDGKIAMTLQLSAAAIKHIAEQASTQALETIRNRVDQFGVSEPEILPQADGRILIQLPGIKDPQRAVALIGKTAQLEFKLVDESANPATVTKATLPPGDELLYVYRRDRATGRTSKDPIVVHRRVAMTGANITDARVQIDSQYNEPYVSISFDSRGARQFADVTSRNVKKRLAIVLDGKVQSAPVIQEAITGGEARITGDFSMEEARDLAVVLRSGALPAPVRILEERTVGPSLGRDSINQGITSMAVGFLLVVLFILIYYRLGGVVADLALLLNLVLITAALAAFQATLTLPGIAGIILTIGMAVDANVLIFERVREELRMGKTPFAAVEAGYGKATLTILDANITTLIAALVLFQFGTGPIRGFAVTLSIGIASSLFTAITFTRLLFDLYLHQFRPKKLLI; encoded by the coding sequence TTGCCTAAGAACTTCGCCATGAAAGCCACCCTGGTGGGGGTGGTCATCATCCTGGCCTTGTTGTATTTGGTGCCCACCCTGGGCGGCAAGCTGCCCAGTTGGTGGACCAACTACCTGCCCGCCGACAAGATCCACCTGGGGCTCGACCTCCAGGGCGGCATGCACCTCATCCTCGAGGTGGAGACCGCCAAGGCGGTGGAAGCCGCGGTGGAACGGACCAGCCAGGAGCTGGTGCGCAGGATGCACGAGGATAAAATCCGCGCCATCCGGCCCCAGACCGAGCCGGGCAACAAGATCGCCATCACCTTGCTGCACGAAAACGACCGGGCCAAGTTGGAAGACCTGATCAAGCAGAGCTACCCGGACTACAAGGTGGCTTCGGCCCGCACCCTGAGCGACGGCAAGATCGCCATGACTCTCCAGCTCAGCGCCGCGGCGATCAAGCACATCGCCGAGCAGGCCTCCACCCAGGCCCTGGAGACGATCCGCAACCGCGTGGACCAGTTCGGTGTTAGCGAGCCGGAGATTCTGCCACAGGCCGACGGGCGCATCCTGATCCAGCTCCCGGGCATCAAGGACCCCCAGCGCGCGGTGGCCCTCATCGGCAAGACCGCTCAGCTGGAGTTCAAGCTGGTGGACGAATCGGCCAACCCGGCCACGGTGACCAAGGCCACCCTGCCGCCGGGCGACGAGCTGTTGTACGTCTACCGCCGCGACCGGGCCACCGGCCGCACCAGCAAGGACCCCATCGTGGTGCACCGCCGCGTGGCCATGACCGGGGCCAACATCACCGACGCGCGAGTGCAGATCGACTCGCAATACAACGAGCCCTACGTGTCCATCTCCTTTGACAGCCGCGGGGCCCGCCAGTTCGCCGACGTGACCAGCCGCAACGTGAAGAAGCGCCTGGCCATCGTCCTGGACGGCAAGGTGCAGTCCGCTCCGGTGATTCAAGAAGCCATCACCGGCGGCGAGGCGCGCATCACCGGCGACTTCTCCATGGAAGAGGCCCGCGACCTGGCGGTGGTGCTGCGCTCCGGCGCCCTGCCGGCTCCGGTCAGGATCCTCGAGGAAAGGACCGTGGGCCCCAGCCTGGGCCGCGACTCCATCAACCAGGGCATCACCTCCATGGCGGTGGGCTTCCTGCTGGTGGTGTTGTTCATCCTGATCTACTACCGCCTTGGCGGGGTGGTGGCCGACCTGGCCCTGTTGCTCAACCTGGTGCTGATCACCGCCGCCCTGGCCGCTTTCCAGGCCACCCTGACCCTGCCGGGCATCGCGGGCATCATCCTCACCATCGGCATGGCGGTGGACGCCAACGTGCTGATCTTCGAGAGGGTGCGCGAGGAGCTCAGGATGGGCAAGACGCCTTTCGCGGCGGTGGAAGCCGGTTACGGCAAGGCGACGCTCACCATTCTGGACGCCAACATAACCACCCTGATCGCCGCCCTGGTGCTGTTCCAGTTCGGGACCGGGCCCATCAGGGGCTTCGCGGTCACCTTGTCCATAGGTATCGCCAGCTCCCTGTTCACGGCCATTACCTTCACCCGGCTGTTGTTCGACCTTTATCTGCACCAGTTCAGGCCCAAGAAACTCCTGATCTAG
- the secF gene encoding protein translocase subunit SecF, whose protein sequence is MEFIKPDVNINFVGQRFKAFILSGLLILATVVSLFAHGGPNLGIDFAGGILVQVRFTESTDAAAIKKALAPLGMNQAMVQSFGGEGRKEFLIRDENQGLKLQGLSDRVRQTLAKTYGEGKVEVRRVEMVGPKVGADLREKALLAIFYAILLIVVYISGRFEQKWGLAAVMAAVLVGATLLVEALIGAAGGSQGGGTVLLILTALIVTVALCWLLKLRYALGAIVALIHDVLITVGVFSLLDKEFTLATVAALLTIIGYSLNDTIIVYDRIRENLKRPGKLELGEIINASVNQTLSRTILTSGTTLVVLLSLYVLGGGVIQDFALALLIGVVVGTYSSIFVASPILLLLPEGDTVFTRRRPRPAAQPRPEPVVEAASPAVPVSAAKQASARKRKGKKSGKKRRKR, encoded by the coding sequence ATGGAATTCATTAAACCGGACGTAAATATCAATTTCGTTGGGCAGCGCTTCAAGGCGTTCATCCTCAGCGGCCTGCTGATCCTGGCCACGGTGGTGAGCCTGTTTGCCCACGGCGGCCCCAACCTGGGCATCGACTTCGCCGGCGGCATTCTGGTGCAGGTGCGTTTCACCGAGAGCACCGACGCGGCGGCCATCAAGAAGGCGCTGGCGCCCCTGGGCATGAACCAGGCCATGGTGCAGAGCTTCGGCGGAGAGGGGCGCAAGGAGTTCCTCATCCGCGACGAGAACCAGGGGCTCAAGCTGCAAGGCCTCTCGGACCGGGTGCGCCAGACCCTGGCCAAGACCTACGGCGAAGGCAAGGTGGAGGTGCGCCGGGTGGAGATGGTGGGCCCCAAGGTGGGGGCCGACCTGCGTGAGAAGGCCTTGCTGGCCATTTTCTACGCCATCCTCTTGATCGTGGTGTACATCTCCGGCCGCTTCGAGCAGAAGTGGGGCCTGGCCGCGGTAATGGCCGCGGTGCTGGTGGGCGCCACCCTGCTGGTGGAGGCGCTCATCGGGGCCGCGGGAGGCAGCCAAGGCGGCGGAACGGTTCTGCTGATCTTAACCGCCTTGATCGTCACGGTGGCGTTGTGCTGGCTTCTGAAGCTGCGCTACGCCTTGGGAGCCATCGTGGCCCTGATCCACGACGTGCTCATCACCGTGGGCGTGTTCAGCTTGCTGGACAAGGAATTCACCCTGGCCACGGTGGCTGCCCTGCTGACCATCATCGGTTACTCGCTCAACGACACCATCATCGTCTACGACCGCATCCGCGAGAACCTGAAGCGGCCGGGCAAGCTGGAGCTGGGCGAGATCATCAACGCCTCGGTGAACCAGACCCTGAGCCGCACCATCCTCACCTCGGGCACCACCCTGGTGGTGCTGTTGAGCCTCTACGTGCTCGGCGGCGGGGTGATCCAGGACTTTGCCCTGGCCCTGTTGATAGGCGTGGTGGTGGGAACCTATTCCTCCATCTTCGTGGCCAGCCCCATCCTGCTGCTGCTGCCCGAGGGCGACACGGTGTTCACCCGCCGCCGCCCCCGGCCCGCGGCCCAGCCGAGGCCCGAGCCGGTGGTGGAGGCCGCCTCGCCGGCCGTGCCGGTGAGCGCGGCCAAGCAGGCCAGCGCCCGCAAGCGCAAGGGCAAGAAATCCGGCAAGAAGCGCCGCAAGCGCTAG